A region from the Silene latifolia isolate original U9 population chromosome 7, ASM4854445v1, whole genome shotgun sequence genome encodes:
- the LOC141592652 gene encoding zinc finger protein ZAT10-like, translated as MTTLDSATPSPPPQKLLTSSPSSQTPTQSAKKKRSKRPRSDPPPSEDEYLALCLIMLARGRDHDQDSLSVTAENNNNNYKCAVCDKEFSSYQALGGHKASHRKPIPATTEFAAVTTTAVVSNGGKSHVCTICNKAFPSGQALGGHKRCHYEGVINSNSNNNSNNLSKIIINKNKEKIQKSENSAVVSDGGAATSTVTHTPFEFDLNLPAMPDNYLTVVDFEAVSNNNSNSNNNIPKLVSYDQEVESPHPSKKSRPFFSL; from the coding sequence ATGACTACTCTCGATTCCGCAACTCCGTCACCGCCACCCCAAAAACTCCTCACCTCCTCCCCTTCCTCGCAAACCCCCACTCAATCCGCAAAAAAGAAACGCTCCAAGCGTCCTCGCTCCGATCCTCCACCGTCCGAAGACGAGTACCTCGCGCTCTGTCTCATCATGCTCGCTCGCGGCCGCGACCACGATCAAGATTCTCTATCCGTGACAGcggagaataataataataattacaagtgtGCCGTGTGTGACAAGGAATTCTCGTCTTACCAAGCGTTAGGCGGACATAAAGCTAGCCACCGCAAACCTATTCCAGCCACCACCGAATTCGCCGCCGTCACAACCACCGCGGTTGTTTCCAACGGAGGAAAGTCGCACGTGTGTACGATTTGTAATAAAGCGTTTCCGTCTGGACAGGCTCTTGGAGGACATAAGAGATGTCACTACGAAGGCGTCATTaacagtaatagtaataataatagtaataatttgtcgaaaattattattaataaaaataaggaaaagaTTCAGAAAAGTGAGAATTCTGCGGTGGTGTCGGACGGAGGAGCGGCGACGTCGACGGTGACTCATACGCCGTTTGAGTTTGACCTCAATTTGCCAGCGATGCCAGATAATTATCTAACCGTCGTTGACTTTGAGGcggttagtaataataatagtaatagtaataataatattccgAAATTGGTATCGTATGATCAAGAAGTTGAAAGTCCTCATCCTTCCAAGAAGTCTCGTCCGTTTTTTAGTCTATGA
- the LOC141590576 gene encoding uncharacterized protein LOC141590576, translated as MKTAHLGFPNFFGVDSIGRSGGLLLYWDSAVDINILCSNPRFIFCKLGFRIPQGVYNDMYIMFIYGESKFQYRSVLWDTISNVILGCSPFLVIGDFNQVELHSDKFGGSCSIRGQVDFTSWKLQNSLVDIPFFGPRFTWMNGQYGNDCIMERLDRAYASQDWFDMFPHTSLLNLPILISDHSPIILHFFPSHNATKRPYRIDNWCLHLPEVVNLVSLAFQTPVLGSLPYVLSRKLASVRFAILNWVIQHRICYGINWSSIEKDLEISATDISDLATASNYQVLRSNQLQTISKQHGYWLQRVKLRKEVLDGLPTRFLFNRVRQRMAKQRLVAIRTPAGVWLHDPAEVESEILTYFRTLLCASTSSPAASSFESTESFLSNLDLPSLSSADCSVLSAPFCDNDVLRALRNMDGSKSPGPDGITPRFYQYFWPQIGSLVSAAVVQFLNSGVMLKEWNCTHIVLIPKIDHPELVTHYRPISLCNVIYRIASKCLANRLKLVIPSIISDSQQAFIPGRLMSDGCLVAHEVLHYINKTKGGTNCYAVLKLDMSKAFDRVSWHFLMALMRHMGFPTHWRNIVWECISTVSYRILVNGAPSAAMHPSSGLRQGDPISPYLFIICMEVLSRQLARAERMKTLTGIKISRYAPTLSHLFYADDALLCCKATHNSFEALRDLLKDFELVSGQMINLDKSYIKFSPNTPEDFRTHLTSILKMPTVSSFGDYLGVPIDIPRKRSEVFFPLIDKITTRIASWTALHLSQPSKLIIISAILLASLNHILSCVPIPLGVCRKIDALIAAFWWRSDWRKNTIHWLKRDILHAPKEYGGLGIKNTFLLGQSLLLKNFWRITSQPTTLLAKLWSSKYQKDLPIPNSRSVISNASYSWSGVCRAVNVSRDAICWKLGSGKLVNIWASRWVNGDIPTPVSPAPDPPPQLSSFTYDSGEWNPNMLFRYFSPNTAKSIIAMEPPTPDIDDFIYWKFTEDGVYTAKSGYFFLWSQSSAASSARPMAECFPWHIVWRKTLSCKMSLLLWRMLHNILPTNVNLISRGMNIVPACPFCHASSESMDHLFRSCLITQHLWKSSTLGINSMANPSTPFTSWLTDLLSYFSRQSYGSTKDATLIYFCCLLRAIWASRNLIVFQSFPMDPGLVYRLTDDLVCSNTQLQMARTAFMATAVCSFPLSITGSPPFPPVGISMYVSTHRVRASTVYTCLCLDSVLGSPTYFTIPARSSFIASARGLLKAMKSAHQANYSQVTFHVTCRKLSSVLATTLPVPIDVRNSLLQIRTLFVLHPLWSVSLATG; from the coding sequence ATGAAGACTGCTCACCTTGGGTTTCCAAATTTCTTTGGTGTTGATTCTATTGGACGTAGTGGTGGTCTTCTTTTGTATTGGGATAGTGCGGTTGATATTAACATCCTATGTAGTAACCCACGTTTTATCTTTTGTAAATTGGGTTTTAGGATACCGCAGGGTGTGTATAATGATATGTACATTATGTTTATATATGGGGAATCCAAGTTTCAGTATCGATCTGTTTTATGGGATACAATTTCTAATGTGATTTTGGGTTGTTCTCCTTTTCTTGTAATCGGAGACTTTAATCAGGTTGAATTGCACTCGGATAAATTTGGTGGTTCGTGCTCTATTCGGGGTCAGGTTGATTTCACGTCTTGGAAACTACAAAACAGTTTGGTTGATATTCCGTTTTTTGGTCCTCGGTTCACATGgatgaatggacaatatggaaaTGACTGTATTATGGAACGACTTGATCGAGCTTACGCATCACAAGATTGGTTTGATATGTTTCCTCATACCTCTCTGTTAAATTTACCTATTCTTATTTCGGATCATTCCCCGATTATCTTACATTTTTTTCCCTCTCATAATGCTACTAAACGACCGTACCGTATAGATAACTGGTGTTTACATTTGCCTGAAGTTGTCAATCTTGTGAGTTTAGCGTTTCAAACACCTGTGCTTGGATCATTACCCTATGTGCTCTCACGAAAGTTGGCTTCTGTGCGCTTTGCTATCCTAAATTGGGTTATTCAGCACCGCATTTGTTATGGTATTAATTGGTCGTCCATTGAGAAGGATCTTGAAATTTCAGCAACGGATATTTCTGATTTGGCTACGGCTTCTAATTACCAAGTGCTTCGTTCTAACCAACTTCAAACTATTTCCAAGCAACATGGATATTGGCTTCAACGTGTTAAGCTACGTAAGGAAGTTTTGGATGGTTTACCAACTCGATTTCTGTTTAATAGAGTTAGACAACGCATGGCTAAACAGCGCCTTGTTGCCATTCGAACACCAGCTGGAGTCTGGCTCCATGACCCCGCTGAAGTTGAAAGTGAAATTCTTACTTATTTCCGTACTCTTTTGTGTGCCTCAACATCTTCTCCTGCTGCGTCGTCATTTGAATCTACAGAATCGTTCTTGTCAAATTTGGATTTGCCTTCTCTTTCATCTGCTGACTGCTCTGTTTTATCGGCGCCTTTCTGTGATAATGATGTCCTACGTGCCCTGCGGAACATGGATGGTTCAAAATCGCCTGGCCCAGATGGAATTACACCCCGGTTTTACCAATATTTTTGGCCTCAGATTGGTAGTCTTGTGTCCGCCGCAGTGGTACAATTTCTTAATTCTGGAGTTATGCTGAAAGAGTGGAATTGCACGCACATTGTACTTATTCCAAAAATTGACCATCCTGAGTTGGTTACTCATTACCGTCCTATTAGCCTATGCAACGTTATTTACCGTATTGCTTCTAAGTGCCTTGCAAATAGGCTAAAATTGGTGATTCCTTCGATTATCTCGGATTCTCAACAAGCTTTTATTCCGGGTCGATTAATGTCTGATGGTTGTCTTGTGGCACATGAAGTTTTGCATTACATCAACAAGACAAAGGGAGGAACTAACTGCTATGCTGTGCTGAAATTGGATATGAGTAAGGCTTTTGATCGCGTTTCTTGGCATTTCCTTATGGCACTAATGCGACATATGGGTTTTCCAACTCACTGGCGTAATATTGTCTGGGAATGCATTTCAACGGTTTCCTATCGGATTCTAGTGAATGGCGCCCCTTCTGCTGCAATGCACCCATCATCTGGCCTTCGTCAGGGGGACCCTATCTCCCCTTACTTGTTTATTATTTGCATGGAAGTTCTTTCTCGTCAACTTGCAAGGGCTGAAAGGATGAAAACCCTTACTGGGATCAAAATTTCGAGATATGCGCCTACACTATCGCATTTGTTTTATGCGGATGATGCGCTATTATGTTGTAAAGCCACACACAATTCTTTTGAGGCTCTGAGGGATTTACTCAAGGATTTCGAGCTTGTGTCCGGTCAAATGATTAATCTGGATAAGTCCTACATTAAATTTAGTCCGAACACACCGGAGGACTTCCGGACACATTTGACGTCTATCCTGAAGATGCCCACGGTTTCGTCCTTTGGTGACTATTTGGGTGTTCCTATTGATATTCCTCGGAAAAGGTCTGAAGTGTTCTTTCCGTTAATTGATAAGATTACTACTCGTATTGCGTCATGGACTGCACTTCATCTAAGCCAACCAAGTAAGCTTATTATTATCTCTGCTATCCTGCTAGCTTCGCTAAATCATATTTTATCCTGTGTCCCTATCCCACTTGGTGTCTGCCGCAAAATTGATGCTCTGATTGCGGCGTTCTGGTGGCGAAGTGATTGGAGGAAAAATACAATCCACTGGCTTAAGCGTGATATTTTACATGCTCCCAAGGAATATGGTGGTCTTGGAATTAAAAATACTTTCCTGTTAGGTCAATCTTTGCTCCTCAAAAACTTTTGGCGCATTACTTCGCAACCCACTACCTTACTCGCAAAGCTTTGGTCTTCAAAATATCAGAAGGATTTGCCTATTCCAAATTCCAGGTCTGTGATTTCAAATGCATCTTACTCTTGGTCAGGGGTATGTCGTGCTGTGAATGTATCTCGAGATGCAATCTGTTGGAAGCTTGGAAGTGGTAAATTAGTTAATATTTGGGCAAGTCGTTGGGTAAATGGAGATATACCCACACCTGTTTCACCTGCTCCAGACCCACCACCACAGTTATCATCCTTCACTTATGATTCTGGCGAATGGAATCCGAATATGCTCTTCCGTTATTTTTCTCCCAACACTGCAAAATCAATTATTGCTATGGAACCTCCAACACCTGATATTGATGACTTCATTTATTGGAAATTTACTGAAGACGGAGTTTACACAGCTAAGTCCGGATACTTCTTCCTTTGGTCACAATCTTCGGCTGCTTCTTCTGCTCGACCTATGGCGGAATGTTTTCCTTGGCATATAGTGTGGAGGAAGACGCTGTCTTGCAAAATGTCACTTCTGCTTTGGCGAATGCTGCATAATATTTTACCAACCAACGTCAATTTGATATCACGCGGCATGAATATTGTACCCGCCTGTCCCTTCTGTCATGCTTCATCAGAGTCTATGGATCATTTATTCAGATCATGTTTGATCACACAACACTTATGGAAATCCTCTACGCTTGGTATTAATTCAATGGCGAACCCCAGTACCCCCTTTACCTCTTGGCTTACGGATTTATTATCATATTTTTCACGACAGTCTTATGGTTCGACCAAAGATGCTACATTGATTTACTTCTGCTGCTTGCTCCGTGCAATTTGGgcatcccgtaacttgattgtcTTCCAAAGTTTTCCTATGGATCCTGGACTTGTTTATCGTCTCACTGATGACCTGGTATGTTCTAATACTCAGCTTCAAATGGCCAGGACTGCTTTTATGGCTACTGCTGTTTGCTCTTTTCCTCTTTCTATTACAGGCTCACCTCCATTTCCTCCGGTTGGAATCTCTATGTATGTGTCTACTCATCGGGTACGAGCTTCTACAGTTTACACTTGTCTGTGCTTGGACTCAGTCTTGGGATCTCCTACCTATTTCACTATTCCTGCGCGCTCATCATTTATTGCTTCTGCTAGAGGGCTTCTTAAGGCTATGAAGTCTGCCCATCAGGCTAACTATAGTCAGGTTACTTTCCATGTTACATGTCGAAAATTATCTTCTGTTCTGGCAACCACATTGCCAGTACCAATAGATGTACGGAACTCTCTTCTTCAGATTCGTACGTTGTTTGTACTCCATCCTTTATGGTCTGTAAGCCTTGCAACAGGCTAA
- the LOC141590577 gene encoding uncharacterized protein LOC141590577: MEPPNVNIDDFIYWKYTSDGLYSVSSAYKILIAEKAKTDANVPELLLQKGLQISPHCVLCKRHPETVDHLFRHCEVAQVIWKSGDLGLRASMNPHIPLRQWISELLFYIMKNERHHSRYSITIFFSTLWAIWLARNEIEFQKRNVTPHQILNRSKELTHRQLLLFSIERIPQPPSNWRSTYDEDHYIQVAAIRGKQYGISGIALFSEDTRELHGTTIRSSSLVHAQSTTLLLALQWALTHNFAEAIFLTPSQQLVRALSVNAKISVHICNTIVKIKEYSYRFTKCRFQFCNSSEVRIALDVSTTYAMCSSHNMILL; encoded by the exons ATGGAGCCACCTAATGTCAATATAGACGATTTCATTTACTGGAAATATACCAGCGACGGACTATATTCAGTTAGCTCAGCTTACAAGATTCTTATTGCTGAAAAGGCTAAAACCGATGCAAATGTGCCT GAACTACTACTGCAAAAAGGTTTACAGATCTCACCCCATTGTGTCTTATGTAAGCGACATCCAGAAACAGTTGATCACCTGTTCAGGCATTGTGAAGTTGCTCAAGTTATATGGAAAAGTGGTGATTTAGGACTACGTGCGTCTATGAATCCACACATACCATTACGACAATGGATATCGGAGCTTCTCTTTTACATTATGAAGAATGAACGTCATCACTCTAGATACAGCATAACCATTTTCTTTTCTACTTTATGGGCCATTTGGTTAGCCAGAAATGAGATAGAGTTCCAGAAGAGGAATGTTACTCCGCACCAAATACTAAATCGTAGTAAGGAGCTTACACATCGACAACTCTTATTATTTAGTATTGAAAGGATACCACAACCACCATCAAATTGGCGGTCTACATATGATGAAGACCACTACATACAAGTGGCAGCAATACGTGGTAAGCAATATGGAATTTCAGGAATTGCTTTGTTTTCAGAGGACACTAGGGAGTTACATGGGACAACAATTCGATCGTCTTCCCTTGTTCATGCACAATCGACAACATTACTTCTAGCTTTGCAATGGGCTTTAACACACAACTTTGCAGAAGCCATCTTTCTCACTCCCTCTCAACAACTTGTCCGAGCTCTTAGTGTTAACGCCAAAATTTCGGTTCACATTTGCAATACCATAGTtaaaattaaggaatatagttaTAGGTTTACTAAGTGCCGTTTTCAATTTTGCAATAGTAGCGAAGTTAGGATTGCTCTTGATGTTTCTACTACTTATGCAATGTGTAGTTCTCATAACATGATACTCTTGTAG